The region TAAAGGAAACTCCTTCTCTGGGGGTTTTGGTAGCCTGCAAGggctggaggaagaagagacacaAGGATGTCAGAGAGGAAGTGCTTCAGGTGCTGCTGGAACACCTTGGCTTGAGGAGAGGAAAAAGTTAAGGGATACGAGGATGTCGAGTTGTCGAAATAGAGACGGTAGTTATAGAGATACGGGAATTCCGTCCGAAGGGCATACTGGAACAATTATGCAATTTGGATTGGAGGGTCTGCAATATGATAGCACTTATGAAAGTCTAAAATGTTATTCAAATGCCAATGGAGAAAGACCTTTGCAAAGCTCCTTTAGACAGGAAAATGTGGGAATTGAACAAATTAACCTGCAAGTTCATAGAACAACACATAAATCCAGCAGTGAATGTAGTGAAGGAAGCAGACGCTTGGTGTCTGGCTTGACTAATGATGGTATTGCTACGTGCACTACAACTTATGGTGCAGTGAGTCTTATTGGCAATGACAATGAATTAACCAAATTGTCCTCATGGCAATATTCAAGTGACAATCCACAGTCTAATGCTAGGAATGGAGCTTTGAGAAACACAGTGGGACAGGGGCTCTTGGCTGATCCTTCAGTAATTTATGTGCCTTCAGACGAATCCATTAGTCTTCAGCCAAAATATTTCAGAAAGGATAAAAGGCAATCTGGTACAACTGAGGGTCATGTTCAACATATGCCAGCTTCCTCTCAACACAAATACAGAAAGAGCAAAAATACATCTGATCATAATATTGGTGGTCCAACTCATTATCTGAGGGAACAAGATTCATCTTCTGCACAAACATTCCTAAAAGGTCTGCAGCCTAATGGGTTATCATCGAGGCAGCTCTTAGAGGAATGGGAGGAAAGAAATTTGGAAAAGCTTCATGGTGGCACCATTGACGAACTTCAAAAAGATGCAATAGATAGCAATACTGTAAATGGAGGCAACATTAGACCAAAGACTGTTCATGATCCTAATCCTCGTAAGAGGCTTCTTGATATTTATGATAAGGTTATTGTAGTTGACAATATAACCAACGCAGAGGAAATTGTTAGGAAGCTTACAAATCAATACAGGCACTGTGTCCATGCATGTGATACAGAGGCATGTTTCATACATTTATATCTTTGTCTATCCATTACTGCTGATCCATTATACTTGGATACTATATCTGAATTCGTGTATTTGTATATTTGAGAGCACTCCTAAGTTGTAGGTTACCAGTCAACTTACTATAGCAATTTACTGGTTATTTATAGGTGGCAAATATTGACGTCAAACTGGAGACACCTGTGGACCATGGAGAAATAATATGCTTTAGTATTTATTCTGGACCAGAAGCAAATTTTGGTAATGGAAAATCATGCATCTGGGTAGATATTCTTGATGGTGGTGGCAAGGATCTGTTGGCTGTATTTGCTCCATTTTTTGAAGATAAATCCATCAAAAAGGTAACATTTTTTTCATGGGTCATTACCAAGGGCAGGACTTTAAAGGTCATCAAGTTTGTGAGACGACTAATAAAGACAGTCTCATCTTGTATTTTAGTTGACTTTTAGGTTGATTATTGGGAATGGTGGTTGCTTTACCTTATCTATGAATTTGAACATGATGACCACTTGTTCCTCTTGTAGGTTTGGCACAATTATAGCTTCGATAAACATGTCATAGAGAACTATGGTCTTGAAGTGCGTGGTTTTCATGCTGATACAATGCATATGGCTCGACTCTGGGACTCTTCAAGGAGAACAAAGGGTGGTTATTCTCTAGAGGCACTTACGGGTGATCCAAAGGTGTGCCCTGGTGAAAATTTGATTGGCAAAATGTCAATGAAAACCATCTTTGGcaggaaaaagatgaaaaaaaatggatctgAAGGCAAAATTATCACTATCCCCCCTGTTGAAGAACTTCAAAGGGAACAAAGGGAAGAATGGATTTGTTATTCTGCCTTAGATTCAATGAGTACATTCAAACTATATGACAGCTTGAAATCAAAACTATTGTTGAAGGAATGGAAACTTGATGGGAATACAAAAGGAACAATGCTAGACTTTTATGAGGACTACTGGCTACCATTTGGTGAACTCCTTGTAGAAATGGAGACTAGTGGGATGCTGGTGGATCGATCCTATCTTGCTGAGATGGAAAAGGTGGCTCGAGCAGAGCAGCAGGTTGCTGCTAATAGGTTTTGCAGATGGGCATCTAAATATTGTGCAGATGCTAAGTATATGAATGTAGGAAGTGATGCACAATTGCGCCAGCTCTTCTTTGGTGGAACTCAGAATAGGTATGAGGCACGTATGTTTCTGTTGGTTCTGTTCTGACATTTACTTTGACAGGGACAATACTTCTATGGTAACTTGTCAAACCATGCATGCAGGTGGCATTCCCTGTGATGCTTTGGCCCAATAAGTTTACTAGATCTTTTGTAGTGgagcttaaatttttttaaccttTCTTGCTAATGACCATTTTCGAGATTTGGTGCTATAAATGTGTTCTCTTTCATTGAGATCATCATTTACTGCTCAAAACTCTCAGCATTTAGTAGATTGCTGAAGGCAGGCTTGACATATTACGGTTCATAGTCTGGCTTAAACCTGCATGGTgaatttaatgcaaattttaatCATTCAACAAAATGGGTTTTGTTACCCTGCATGATTATTCGAAGTCTACTAACTAAGGACTTAAAATTCAATTCAcgtattcttatttttttggttcCTTTCCAATTTGGCTCATGTGATTGTACACTTTTTAATGGAGATcaaaagttttaattattttgaatgttataaattgggagcactggccTTTAATCCTCTCAAGAAACTGATCAAACATCCCTCAACACACTCTCAACTCACCGGCCAACACACCAcaacacaaacatataataaagaacataatttaaacaagaacaaaacaagaaagaaaacacgCAAGCCACATGAGGAGACAaaattttatcctggttcatgccaatTGAATTGGCACTGCATCCAGCCTTGAAACCACCATCGAGCAACCTTCTTTGTTGATGGATAACAACAagtctttccctttttctctctcccacgaTATAAGCATTCCCAAGAATGAACAAGATTATTCTAACCCACAGCTTTCTCACTCTCCAGGCTCTCgtgaaaacagaaagataacatgcgatgctctctctctcagcccctctgccctatttatagaaaatagggcGATATTTCCTAGGGCCGGTTATGACGTTACCGGATTTTCCCTccactaataactaatattacaaGAGAGCCACCCGCCTATCAACTAACCCATAACCGCATACAAAAAACACTGCACATAATCCTATTACTAACTCTAGACAATCTTTAACATTGAACTTTATAATTCTAGTTATATGaggttttaattatttaaactctTGTTCTCACGATGTTtctgatttttgtttcctagtTTAGTTGGGGATTCATGAGTTTATAAATACCTTATAGGAATTATTCATGTTTGGATCATTGACTATCGAATATAGAATATTGGTTATTGATGTCtttcttcatctcttctctttctgTATATTGACTATTGAATATAGAGTATTGGGTTGCTACCCACTACTTACTACTGATTTGATAAGATTAAACTTTTATGATTATATGACCATgatcaataattgaaattaacTTATTTAGGGCCTGATTAGTTTTCATGTATTCGTTTTTAGGttttatcttcaatttttgtgttcagttttgttttctattaaaGGTCAGAAACTAGCATTGTATTTGATAATGTGTCTTCTtccaaaattgtgaaaatagAAACAGAAATATTCTGAAAAAATTGTGTATTTTATCAGGTGATTAATATATGTAGAAAATCATTTCATATTGATAACATACTTTCCACCAAAGAATATGTTGATAACATTCAAGGGCCACTGAATCGCTGgttgaaggaggagaagaaaaaggaggaggaagcaagaagaagatcCACAGATGACGAATTAACGGCGGAAGGAAAAAGGAGTAAAGAAGAGGAGCAGATGAAGGAAAAGAACTGAAAAAGCCTTTGGTTGTTGgctgaaaaaaatgaaaatggaatAAGAAAAGCAAGAGTGGAAACacttatttttggtatttttgtgTTTTCCCGAAATTTTAGAAACCATGTTGAttttttggaaacaaaaatatatgcCAAACTAccttttctgttttttcttaaccaaaattttgaactcaaaaattgaaa is a window of Diospyros lotus cultivar Yz01 chromosome 10, ASM1463336v1, whole genome shotgun sequence DNA encoding:
- the LOC127811873 gene encoding DNA polymerase I A, chloroplastic/mitochondrial-like, whose protein sequence is MAVSSQPARFKPSSCPPAPWFSPSYRRSSSVASPLSFWRSSRKALHRKGDCAVRHVSGPLSNMVAFSSSLQFKRGSGYNAMPLCEKYTQNDMKFCRQQIEWKLVVPTQSKNSSSSIARMLPDLPDHTSSKGNSFSGGFGSLQGLEEEETQGCQRGSASGAAGTPWLEERKKLRDTRMSSCRNRDGSYRDTGIPSEGHTGTIMQFGLEGLQYDSTYESLKCYSNANGERPLQSSFRQENVGIEQINLQVHRTTHKSSSECSEGSRRLVSGLTNDGIATCTTTYGAVSLIGNDNELTKLSSWQYSSDNPQSNARNGALRNTVGQGLLADPSVIYVPSDESISLQPKYFRKDKRQSGTTEGHVQHMPASSQHKYRKSKNTSDHNIGGPTHYLREQDSSSAQTFLKGLQPNGLSSRQLLEEWEERNLEKLHGGTIDELQKDAIDSNTVNGGNIRPKTVHDPNPRKRLLDIYDKVIVVDNITNAEEIVRKLTNQYRHCVHACDTEVANIDVKLETPVDHGEIICFSIYSGPEANFGNGKSCIWVDILDGGGKDLLAVFAPFFEDKSIKKVWHNYSFDKHVIENYGLEVRGFHADTMHMARLWDSSRRTKGGYSLEALTGDPKVCPGENLIGKMSMKTIFGRKKMKKNGSEGKIITIPPVEELQREQREEWICYSALDSMSTFKLYDSLKSKLLLKEWKLDGNTKGTMLDFYEDYWLPFGELLVEMETSGMLVDRSYLAEMEKVARAEQQVAANRFCRWASKYCADAKYMNVGSDAQLRQLFFGGTQNSKDHNENLPLEREFKAPNVDKVIEEGKKTPTKFRNIKLHKIGERIDTEMYTASGWPSVSGDALKSLAGKVSAECDFADEDDQWQSEENTENLPKTGASEAAKVGAVKKSTESVYGTAYAAFGEGQEGKEACHAIAALCEVCSIDSLISNFILPLQGSHISGKNGRIHCSLNINTETGRLSARRPNLQNQPALEKDRYKIRQAFIASPGNSLIVADYGQLELRILAHLANCKSMLDAFKAGGDFHSRTAMNMYPHIREAVEQKRVLLEWHPEPGQEKPPVPLLKDAFASERRKAKMLNFSIAYGKTPVGLARDWKVSVKEAKETVKRWYNGRQEVRAWQELRKKEAEQERCVHTLLGRARTFPSMANATNFHRGHIERAAINTPVQGSAADVAMCAMLAISRNAHLGELGWRLLLQVHDEVILEGPTESAEVAKAIVVDCMSKPFNGRNILKVDLSVDAKCAQDWYLAK